In Thermodesulfobacteriota bacterium, the DNA window CCATAGACCTGCCAAAAGAAGTATTATAAAGCTTAAAGGCGTTAGAATCTTCCAGTTAAACATCATCAGCTGGTCTATTCTAACCCTTAAAAAACTCCACCTTATCCATAAGATACCCAGAAAAACAGCCATGGTCTTAATTGTCATCCATAGCCAACCGGGAAGAATAGGGCCTAGAGGGCCCCCGAAAAAGAGTATGCTCACGAGCAGCGACACGGCCAGAAGATGAACATATTCACCCAAATAAAAGTATGCGAACTTCATGCCCGAATACTCTATGCTGAAACCTGCGACGAGTTCAGACTCTGCCTCCGACAGATCAAATGGCATGCGGTTGCTCTCCGCAAGTGCTGCGAGGAGCAAGATAAGGAAGGACATCTGTCCGATAACCGGAAAGGTAATGAACCAGTAACTTTTTTGGGCCTGTATTATATCCATAAAATCAAGCGACCCGGCGAGTATCGCAGGCACCAGTAGCGAAAACAGTAACGGTATCTCGTAGGCTACAATTTGTGCCGCTGATCTCAGAGAGGAAAGTAATGCATATTTATTATTGGAAGCCCAACCAGAGGAAAATACACCAATGACGATCAGCGAGCCGATAGCTGTAAAGTAAAGAAGTCCGAGATCCATATTTACTAGGACCCAATTTGCTGTGATTGGAAGAAAAGCGAAACCCAGAAGGCTAACGACTAGGATCCATGCGGGTGCAAAGTTAAATAGTAGCCCGTCTGCCTTTGCAGGCACGATGTCTTCTTTTGCAATCAGTTTTAAACCATCTGCAATTGGCTGAAGCCAGCCGTGGGGTCGGCCAACCAGATAAGGGCCGATGCGAGACTGAATGCGCCCGGCAAACTTTCTCTCAAGCC includes these proteins:
- the nuoH gene encoding NADH-quinone oxidoreductase subunit NuoH is translated as MIFIKGFLESAILLGAVIGIVAYLTWLERKFAGRIQSRIGPYLVGRPHGWLQPIADGLKLIAKEDIVPAKADGLLFNFAPAWILVVSLLGFAFLPITANWVLVNMDLGLLYFTAIGSLIVIGVFSSGWASNNKYALLSSLRSAAQIVAYEIPLLFSLLVPAILAGSLDFMDIIQAQKSYWFITFPVIGQMSFLILLLAALAESNRMPFDLSEAESELVAGFSIEYSGMKFAYFYLGEYVHLLAVSLLVSILFFGGPLGPILPGWLWMTIKTMAVFLGILWIRWSFLRVRIDQLMMFNWKILTPLSFIILLLAGLWVSLKAGM